One window from the genome of Osmerus mordax isolate fOsmMor3 chromosome 19, fOsmMor3.pri, whole genome shotgun sequence encodes:
- the foxr1 gene encoding forkhead box protein R1, producing MSLQFQARSRFLELHLSTGLNDWDMNEEIKLTTTTDQFYQDNKWNDQYIVQWHYARISRRKEDLMCQNTHKSETQVQPNLWLMVNPNLACSIEYPKVSKPPSPPKMHAQETRPIPQSMGTPVQPRLIQQEISPIDNACLDVSHQEVASSSEYMLTDEDDASSVDVPIYRKAKSTRKGKAPTKAGMRKLSLAQNKRLQRVLQDSNNLKSGAWPRPPVNYCILIAMALSSSHAGSLNVQQIYNFTREHFPFFQTAPDGWKNTIRHNLCFSSSFRKTPQQVCSEGKRKSCLWHLTLDGHRRLRDEIHTLTGDSFRVLKRSMNNPDMIRTLFEL from the exons ATGTCTCTACAGTTCCAAGCCAGAAGCAGGTTTCTTGAATTACATCTTTCAACCGGTCTCAATGACTGGGATATGAATGAGGAGATCAAGCTCACCACAACAACTGATCAGTTTTATCaag ACAATAAATGGAATGATCAGTATATTGTTCAGTGGCACTATGCTAGAATATCAAGACGAAAGGAGGACCTCATGTGTCAAAATACTCATAAATCAG AAACTcaagtacagccaaatttgtgGTTGATGGTCAATCCCAACCTTGCCTGCTCAATCGAGTACCCTAAAGTTTCAAAGCCTCCTTCCCCACCTAAGATGCACGCACAGGAAACTAGACCCATCCCTCAGTCTATGGGCACTCCTGTCCAACCAAGACTCATACAACAGGAAATCTCACCCATTGACAATGCTTGTCTGGATGTTTCTCACCAGGAGGTTGCATCATCCAGTGAATACATG CTGACAGATGAGGATGACGCCTCTTCAGTGGATGTCCCCATTTATCGGAAAGCCAAAAGCACCAGAAAGGGGAAAGCACCCACCAAAGCTGGTATGCGAAAACTCAGTCTGGCCCAGAACAAGCGTCTCCAGAGAGTTCTGCAGGATAGCAATAACCTCAAATCAGGAGCCTGGCCACGACCACCTGTCAATTATTGTATCCTCATCGCCATGGCCCTGAGTAGCAGTCATGCAGGAAGCCTCAATGTCCAGCAGATCTACAACTTCACAAG AGAGCACTTCCCATTCTTCCAGACTGCCCCAGATGGCTGGAAAAACACCATTCGACACAACTTGTGTTTCAGCAGCAGCTTCAGGAAGACCCCCCAGCAGGTTTGCAGTGAGGGCAAGAGGAAGTCTTGCCTGTGGCACCTCACCCTGGATGGGCACAGGAGACTGAGGGACGAGATCCACACACTCACTGGGGATTCCTTCAGAGTGCTGAAAAGGAGCATGAACAACCCAG ACATGATTCGAACGTTGTTTGAGCTTTGA
- the cenatac gene encoding coiled-coil domain-containing protein 84 isoform X1, which yields MGAFYCAICRQTFFSGKGHIFGKSHQSKLKVVLVKFIEKVKQARRTIKNPQVEKFDCTLNECKFWCYCCEVEVNRHVTDASITVLFGGLLEHMATPEHGKRTHRFWWENKADPKLRDKFIVTEEEIERFKTEVAKALESFAEKEHELVKQQAAHIRAQEQHRQEVLQALIEPEPELEKSNIVQGPGDLTVGTLSSHLVLDEQDGPSWLDPVVDGKWAGPGQGLTFIGYQDASNSGNVHTGAVPPWLQKDPLDGSSGSAGKEIGPSLQDFLKQKEQDRLRKLPPNRVGADFDHSSQTDANWLPSFGRVWNSGRRWQSRHQFREEEGQTNKRRRTKDHSKGDKEKKTA from the exons ATGGGTGCATTTTACTGTGCAATATGTAGGCAGACATTTTTCTCTGGAAAGGGACACATCTTCGGTAAAAGTCATCAAAGCAAACTCAAAGTGGTCCTCGTAAAATTTATCGAGAAG GTGAAACAAGCTCGAAGAACAATCAAAAATCCCCAGGTGGAGAAGTTTGATTGCACTCTGAACGAGTGCAAATTTTGGTGTTACTGCTGCGAGGTCGAGGTTAATAGACATGTCACTGATGCCAGCATCACTGTGTTGTTTGGAGGACTATTAGAACACATGGCCAC TCCAGAACATGGAAAGAGAACGCACAGGTTCTGGTGGGAAAACAAAGCTGATCCCAAACTAAGAGACAAGTTCATTGTCACCGAAGAAGAGATTGAAAG ATTCAAAACAGAAGTGGCAAAAGCACTGGAGTCATTTGCGGAGAAGGAACATGAGCTCGTAAAACAA CAAGCAGCTCATATTCGCGCTCAGGAGCAACATCGACAAGAAGTCCTGCAGGCGCTCATAGAG CCTGAACCAGAGCTGGAGAAATCTAATATTGTACAGGGCCCAGGTGACTTAACTGTGGGGACTTTAAG CTCTCATCTGGTATTGGATGAGCAGGATGGGCCAAGCTGGTTAGACCCAGTTGTGGATGGGAAGTGGGCAGGACCAGGACAAGGTCTGACTTTCATTGGGTACCAG GATGCCTCCAATAGTGGAAATGTTCACACAG GAGCTGTCCCTCCATGGTTGCAGAAGGACCCCTTGGACGGTAGCTCTGGATCAGCAGGGAAAGAGATTGGACCATCACTGCAGGACTTCCTCAAGCAGA AAGAGCAGGATAGACTGAGGAAGTTGCCTCCTAACAGAGTTGGGGCCGACTTTGACCACAGCTCTCAGACCGATGCCAACTGGCTGCCCTCTTTTGGTCGGGTGTGGAACAGCGGCCGGCGCTGGCAGTCGAG GCACCAGttcagagaagaggaaggacagACTAACAAGCGAAGGAGAACGAAGGACCATAGCAAAGgggacaaagaaaaaaagactgCTTAA
- the cenatac gene encoding coiled-coil domain-containing protein 84 isoform X2 — translation MGAFYCAICRQTFFSGKGHIFGKSHQSKLKVVLVKFIEKVKQARRTIKNPQVEKFDCTLNECKFWCYCCEVEVNRHVTDASITVLFGGLLEHMATPEHGKRTHRFWWENKADPKLRDKFIVTEEEIERFKTEVAKALESFAEKEHELVKQQAAHIRAQEQHRQEVLQALIEPEPELEKSNIVQGPGDLTVGTLSSHLVLDEQDGPSWLDPVVDGKWAGPGQGLTFIGYQDASNSGNVHTGAVPPWLQKDPLDGSSGSAGKEIGPSLQDFLKQKQDRLRKLPPNRVGADFDHSSQTDANWLPSFGRVWNSGRRWQSRHQFREEEGQTNKRRRTKDHSKGDKEKKTA, via the exons ATGGGTGCATTTTACTGTGCAATATGTAGGCAGACATTTTTCTCTGGAAAGGGACACATCTTCGGTAAAAGTCATCAAAGCAAACTCAAAGTGGTCCTCGTAAAATTTATCGAGAAG GTGAAACAAGCTCGAAGAACAATCAAAAATCCCCAGGTGGAGAAGTTTGATTGCACTCTGAACGAGTGCAAATTTTGGTGTTACTGCTGCGAGGTCGAGGTTAATAGACATGTCACTGATGCCAGCATCACTGTGTTGTTTGGAGGACTATTAGAACACATGGCCAC TCCAGAACATGGAAAGAGAACGCACAGGTTCTGGTGGGAAAACAAAGCTGATCCCAAACTAAGAGACAAGTTCATTGTCACCGAAGAAGAGATTGAAAG ATTCAAAACAGAAGTGGCAAAAGCACTGGAGTCATTTGCGGAGAAGGAACATGAGCTCGTAAAACAA CAAGCAGCTCATATTCGCGCTCAGGAGCAACATCGACAAGAAGTCCTGCAGGCGCTCATAGAG CCTGAACCAGAGCTGGAGAAATCTAATATTGTACAGGGCCCAGGTGACTTAACTGTGGGGACTTTAAG CTCTCATCTGGTATTGGATGAGCAGGATGGGCCAAGCTGGTTAGACCCAGTTGTGGATGGGAAGTGGGCAGGACCAGGACAAGGTCTGACTTTCATTGGGTACCAG GATGCCTCCAATAGTGGAAATGTTCACACAG GAGCTGTCCCTCCATGGTTGCAGAAGGACCCCTTGGACGGTAGCTCTGGATCAGCAGGGAAAGAGATTGGACCATCACTGCAGGACTTCCTCAAGCAGA AGCAGGATAGACTGAGGAAGTTGCCTCCTAACAGAGTTGGGGCCGACTTTGACCACAGCTCTCAGACCGATGCCAACTGGCTGCCCTCTTTTGGTCGGGTGTGGAACAGCGGCCGGCGCTGGCAGTCGAG GCACCAGttcagagaagaggaaggacagACTAACAAGCGAAGGAGAACGAAGGACCATAGCAAAGgggacaaagaaaaaaagactgCTTAA